The following coding sequences are from one Vicugna pacos chromosome 19, VicPac4, whole genome shotgun sequence window:
- the UBE2C gene encoding ubiquitin-conjugating enzyme E2 C, whose amino-acid sequence MASQNRDPAAASVAAARKGAEPSGGAARGPVGKRLQQELMTLMMSGDKGISAFPESDNLFKWVGTIHGAAGTVYEDLRYKLSLEFPSGYPYNAPTVKFLTPCYHPNVDTQGNICLDILKDKWSALYDVRTILLSIQSLLGEPNIDSPLNTHAAELWKNPTAFKKYLQETYSKQVSSQEP is encoded by the exons ATGGCTTCCCAGAACCGTGACCCAGCCGCTGCCAGTGTCGCCGCCGCCCGTAAAGGAGCTGAGCCCAGTGGGGGCGCCGCCCGGGGCCCCGTGGGCAAGAG GCTACAGCAGGAGCTGATGACCCTCATG ATGTCTGGTGACAAAGGGATTTCTGCCTTCCCCGAGTCAGACAACCTTTTCAAGTGGGTGGGGACCATCCATGGAGCAGCTGGCACG GTATACGAAGACCTGAGGTATAAGCTGTCCCTGGAGTTCCCCAGTGGCTACCCTTACAACGCACCCACAGTGAAGTTCCTCACGCCCTGCTACCACCCCAACGTGGACACGCAGGGTAACATCTGCCTGGACATTCTGAAGGACAAGTGGTCCGCCTTGTACGACGTCAGGACCATCCTGCTCTCCATCCAGAGCCTGCTCGGAG AACCCAACATCGATAGCCCTTTGAACACACATGCAGCCGAGCTCTGGAAAAACCCCACAG CCTTTAAGAAGTACCTGCAAGAAACCTACTCAAAGCAGGTCTCCAGCCAAGAGCCCTGA
- the SNX21 gene encoding sorting nexin-21 isoform X2: protein MASRLLHRLRHALAGDGPGEAPTGPEAEQFPESSELEDDDAEGLSSRLSGTLSFTSAEDEEEEDDEDDDDAGPDPLHPRDQAAGDDAGPSCAHAERSPPPDGQRGSQPLTRQLQDFWKKSRNTLVPQRLLFEVTSANVVKDPPSKYVLYTLAVMGPGPPDRQPAQISRRYSDFERLHRNLQRQFRGPMAAISFPRKRLRRNFTAETIARRSRAFEQFLGHLQAVPELRQAPELQDFFVLPELRRAQSLTCTGLYREALALWANAWQLQAQLGIPSGPDWPLLTLAGLAVCHQELEDPGEARACCERALQLLGDKSPHPLLAPFLEAHVRLSWRLGLDKRQTEAQLQALQEAGLTPTPPPSLKELLIKEVLD from the exons ATGGCCTCGCGGCTTCTGCACCGGCTGCGACACGCTCTGGCCGGCGACGGCCCCGGGGAGGCGCCGACCGGCCCAGAAGCCGAGCAGTTCCCGGAGAGCTCGGAACTGGAGGATGACGACGCCGAGGGCCTGTCGTCCCGCCTCAGCGGCACCCTGAGCTTCACCAGCgccgaggacgaggaggaggaggacgacgaGGACGACGACGATGCTGGCCCTGACCCGTTGCACCCCCGGGACCAGGCTGCGGGAGACGACGCAG GCCCATCCTGTGCTCATGCAGAACGGAGTCCCCCACCTGATGGGCAGCGAGGCAGTCAGCCCCTGACGCGGCAGTTGCAAGATTTCTGGAAGAAGTCCCGGAACACCCTGGTACCCCAGCGGCTGCTCTTCGAGGTGACCAGCGCCAACGTGGTCAAGGACCCGCCCTCCAAGTACGTG cTCTACACCCTCGCCGTGATGGGCCCGGGGCCGCCGGATCGCCAGCCGGCCCAGATCTCCCGCCGTTACTCGGACTTTGAGCGGCTGCACCGAAACCTGCAGCGGCAGTTCCGGGGCCCCATGGCGGCCATCTCCTTCCCCCGGAAGCGCCTGCGCCGGAACTTTACTGCAGAGACCATCGCCCGCCGCAGCCGGGCCTTTGAGCAGTTTCTGGGCCACCTCCAGGCCGTGCCTGAGCTGCGCCAGGCCCCGGAGCTGCAGGACTTCTTCGTGCTGCCCGAGCTGCGGCGCGCGCAGAGCCTCACCTGCACCGGCCTCTATCGGGAGGCGCTGGCGCTCTGGGCCAATGCCTGGCAGCTGCAGGCCCAGCTGGGCATCCCCTCGGGCCCAGACTGGCCCCTGCTGACTCTGGCCGGGCTGGCCGTGTGCCACCAAGAGCTGGAGGACCCTGGGGAAGCCCGGGCATGCTGTGAGAGGGCCCTCCAGCTGCTGGGGGACAAGAGTCCTCACCCCCTGCTGGCACCCTTTCTGGAGGCCCATGTGCGGCTCTCCTGGCGCCTGGGCCTGGACAAACGCCAAACAGAGGCCCAGCTCCAGGCCCTGCAGGAGGCAGGTCTGACCCCCACACCACCCCCCAGTCTCAAAGAATTACTCATTAAGGAGGTGCTGGACTAA
- the SNX21 gene encoding sorting nexin-21 isoform X1, whose translation MASRLLHRLRHALAGDGPGEAPTGPEAEQFPESSELEDDDAEGLSSRLSGTLSFTSAEDEEEEDDEDDDDAGPDPLHPRDQAAGDDAGPSCAHAERSPPPDGQRGSQPLTRQLQDFWKKSRNTLVPQRLLFEVTSANVVKDPPSKGSLRALCLLLAPTPSAVKQMRTPPLQCCCEDEVVDVKFLAQHVAQDEPQLYTLAVMGPGPPDRQPAQISRRYSDFERLHRNLQRQFRGPMAAISFPRKRLRRNFTAETIARRSRAFEQFLGHLQAVPELRQAPELQDFFVLPELRRAQSLTCTGLYREALALWANAWQLQAQLGIPSGPDWPLLTLAGLAVCHQELEDPGEARACCERALQLLGDKSPHPLLAPFLEAHVRLSWRLGLDKRQTEAQLQALQEAGLTPTPPPSLKELLIKEVLD comes from the exons ATGGCCTCGCGGCTTCTGCACCGGCTGCGACACGCTCTGGCCGGCGACGGCCCCGGGGAGGCGCCGACCGGCCCAGAAGCCGAGCAGTTCCCGGAGAGCTCGGAACTGGAGGATGACGACGCCGAGGGCCTGTCGTCCCGCCTCAGCGGCACCCTGAGCTTCACCAGCgccgaggacgaggaggaggaggacgacgaGGACGACGACGATGCTGGCCCTGACCCGTTGCACCCCCGGGACCAGGCTGCGGGAGACGACGCAG GCCCATCCTGTGCTCATGCAGAACGGAGTCCCCCACCTGATGGGCAGCGAGGCAGTCAGCCCCTGACGCGGCAGTTGCAAGATTTCTGGAAGAAGTCCCGGAACACCCTGGTACCCCAGCGGCTGCTCTTCGAGGTGACCAGCGCCAACGTGGTCAAGGACCCGCCCTCCAA GGGAAGTCTTCGAGCCCTTTGCCTCCTCTTGGCGCCTACTCCCTCAGCTGTCAAACAGATGAGGACGCCTCCCTTGCAgtgctgttgtgaggatgaagtAGTAGATGTGAAGTTCCTGGCACAGCACGTGGCACAAG ACGAACCTCAG cTCTACACCCTCGCCGTGATGGGCCCGGGGCCGCCGGATCGCCAGCCGGCCCAGATCTCCCGCCGTTACTCGGACTTTGAGCGGCTGCACCGAAACCTGCAGCGGCAGTTCCGGGGCCCCATGGCGGCCATCTCCTTCCCCCGGAAGCGCCTGCGCCGGAACTTTACTGCAGAGACCATCGCCCGCCGCAGCCGGGCCTTTGAGCAGTTTCTGGGCCACCTCCAGGCCGTGCCTGAGCTGCGCCAGGCCCCGGAGCTGCAGGACTTCTTCGTGCTGCCCGAGCTGCGGCGCGCGCAGAGCCTCACCTGCACCGGCCTCTATCGGGAGGCGCTGGCGCTCTGGGCCAATGCCTGGCAGCTGCAGGCCCAGCTGGGCATCCCCTCGGGCCCAGACTGGCCCCTGCTGACTCTGGCCGGGCTGGCCGTGTGCCACCAAGAGCTGGAGGACCCTGGGGAAGCCCGGGCATGCTGTGAGAGGGCCCTCCAGCTGCTGGGGGACAAGAGTCCTCACCCCCTGCTGGCACCCTTTCTGGAGGCCCATGTGCGGCTCTCCTGGCGCCTGGGCCTGGACAAACGCCAAACAGAGGCCCAGCTCCAGGCCCTGCAGGAGGCAGGTCTGACCCCCACACCACCCCCCAGTCTCAAAGAATTACTCATTAAGGAGGTGCTGGACTAA
- the TNNC2 gene encoding troponin C, skeletal muscle isoform X4, with translation MIAEFKAAFDMFDADGGGDISVKELGTVMRMLGQTPTKEELDAIIEEVDEDGSGTIDFEEFLVMMVRQMKEDAKGKSEEELAECFRIFDRNADGYIDAEELAEIFRASGEHVTDEELESLMKDGDKNNDGRIDFDEFLKMMEGVQ, from the exons ATGATCGCTG AGTTCAAGGCCGCCTTCGACATGTTTGATGCTGATGGTGGTGGGGACATCAGCGTCAAGGAGTTGGGCACGGTGATGAGGATGCTGGGCCAGACACCCACCAAAGAGGAGCTGGACGCCATCATCGAGGAGGTGGACGAGGACG GCAGCGGCACCATCGACTTCGAGGAGTTCTTGGTCATGATGGTGCGCCAGATGAAAGAGGATGCCAAggggaagagtgaggaggagcTGGCTGAGTGTTTCCGCATCTTCGACAG GAACGCAGACGGCTACATCGATGCTGAGGAACTGGCTGAGATTTTCCGGGCTTCTGGGGAGCACGTGACGGACGAGGAGCTCGAATCCCTGATGAAAGACGGCGACAAGAACAATGATGGCCGCATTGACTTCGATG AGTTCCTGAAGATGATGGAGGGCGTGCAGTAA
- the TNNC2 gene encoding troponin C, skeletal muscle isoform X2 produces the protein MQRTDQQAEARSYLSEEMIAEFKAAFDMFDADGGGDISVKELGTVMRMLGQTPTKEELDAIIEEVDEDGSGTIDFEEFLVMMVRQMKEDAKGKSEEELAECFRIFDRNADGYIDAEELAEIFRASGEHVTDEELESLMKDGDKNNDGRIDFDEFLKMMEGVQ, from the exons ATGCAAAGG ACGGACCAGCAGGCTGAGGCCCGGTCCTACCTCAGCGAGGAGATGATCGCTG AGTTCAAGGCCGCCTTCGACATGTTTGATGCTGATGGTGGTGGGGACATCAGCGTCAAGGAGTTGGGCACGGTGATGAGGATGCTGGGCCAGACACCCACCAAAGAGGAGCTGGACGCCATCATCGAGGAGGTGGACGAGGACG GCAGCGGCACCATCGACTTCGAGGAGTTCTTGGTCATGATGGTGCGCCAGATGAAAGAGGATGCCAAggggaagagtgaggaggagcTGGCTGAGTGTTTCCGCATCTTCGACAG GAACGCAGACGGCTACATCGATGCTGAGGAACTGGCTGAGATTTTCCGGGCTTCTGGGGAGCACGTGACGGACGAGGAGCTCGAATCCCTGATGAAAGACGGCGACAAGAACAATGATGGCCGCATTGACTTCGATG AGTTCCTGAAGATGATGGAGGGCGTGCAGTAA
- the TNNC2 gene encoding troponin C, skeletal muscle isoform X3, which yields MTDQQAEARSYLSEEMIAEFKAAFDMFDADGGGDISVKELGTVMRMLGQTPTKEELDAIIEEVDEDGSGTIDFEEFLVMMVRQMKEDAKGKSEEELAECFRIFDRNADGYIDAEELAEIFRASGEHVTDEELESLMKDGDKNNDGRIDFDEFLKMMEGVQ from the exons ATG ACGGACCAGCAGGCTGAGGCCCGGTCCTACCTCAGCGAGGAGATGATCGCTG AGTTCAAGGCCGCCTTCGACATGTTTGATGCTGATGGTGGTGGGGACATCAGCGTCAAGGAGTTGGGCACGGTGATGAGGATGCTGGGCCAGACACCCACCAAAGAGGAGCTGGACGCCATCATCGAGGAGGTGGACGAGGACG GCAGCGGCACCATCGACTTCGAGGAGTTCTTGGTCATGATGGTGCGCCAGATGAAAGAGGATGCCAAggggaagagtgaggaggagcTGGCTGAGTGTTTCCGCATCTTCGACAG GAACGCAGACGGCTACATCGATGCTGAGGAACTGGCTGAGATTTTCCGGGCTTCTGGGGAGCACGTGACGGACGAGGAGCTCGAATCCCTGATGAAAGACGGCGACAAGAACAATGATGGCCGCATTGACTTCGATG AGTTCCTGAAGATGATGGAGGGCGTGCAGTAA
- the TNNC2 gene encoding troponin C, skeletal muscle isoform X1, producing the protein MQRVCRFGAVPLEDQGTDQQAEARSYLSEEMIAEFKAAFDMFDADGGGDISVKELGTVMRMLGQTPTKEELDAIIEEVDEDGSGTIDFEEFLVMMVRQMKEDAKGKSEEELAECFRIFDRNADGYIDAEELAEIFRASGEHVTDEELESLMKDGDKNNDGRIDFDEFLKMMEGVQ; encoded by the exons ATGCAAAGGGTGTGCAGGTTTGGAGCTGTTCCTCTGGAGGACCAAGGG ACGGACCAGCAGGCTGAGGCCCGGTCCTACCTCAGCGAGGAGATGATCGCTG AGTTCAAGGCCGCCTTCGACATGTTTGATGCTGATGGTGGTGGGGACATCAGCGTCAAGGAGTTGGGCACGGTGATGAGGATGCTGGGCCAGACACCCACCAAAGAGGAGCTGGACGCCATCATCGAGGAGGTGGACGAGGACG GCAGCGGCACCATCGACTTCGAGGAGTTCTTGGTCATGATGGTGCGCCAGATGAAAGAGGATGCCAAggggaagagtgaggaggagcTGGCTGAGTGTTTCCGCATCTTCGACAG GAACGCAGACGGCTACATCGATGCTGAGGAACTGGCTGAGATTTTCCGGGCTTCTGGGGAGCACGTGACGGACGAGGAGCTCGAATCCCTGATGAAAGACGGCGACAAGAACAATGATGGCCGCATTGACTTCGATG AGTTCCTGAAGATGATGGAGGGCGTGCAGTAA